From a single Bryobacter aggregatus MPL3 genomic region:
- a CDS encoding anti-sigma factor family protein: MPTCKDFLRELSDYLDSSIDAETRAELDQHAKECPNCWVVLDTTKKTLQIYKGCEPQAVPEALENKLLAALQRKMAEKKCSGH; the protein is encoded by the coding sequence TTGCCTACCTGTAAGGACTTCCTGCGCGAACTCAGCGATTACCTGGACTCGTCCATCGACGCTGAAACCCGTGCAGAGCTCGACCAACACGCCAAAGAGTGCCCCAACTGCTGGGTGGTTCTGGATACAACCAAGAAAACCTTGCAGATCTATAAGGGCTGCGAGCCCCAGGCTGTGCCTGAGGCGCTCGAAAACAAGCTACTCGCCGCCTTGCAGAGGAAGATGGCCGAGAAGAAGTGCAGCGGGCATTAG
- a CDS encoding RNA polymerase sigma factor gives MTSIEPLSDEQLVELAKGGDDGAFPELVKRYSRRILRVARNITNNDEDAEDVLQESFMKAYTHLDGFQGNSKFYTWLVRIAMNEALMKLRKRKTGRVVSLDEELDTGEDTMMREIAVWEGNPEDRYSQDELREILDKTISSLPEGFRTVFMLRDVEELSTEETAETLGLSIPAVKSRLLRARLQLREKLTRLFKRKGEDAFAYL, from the coding sequence CCCCTCAGCGACGAGCAGTTGGTCGAACTTGCCAAAGGCGGGGATGACGGAGCGTTTCCTGAACTCGTAAAGCGATATAGTCGCCGCATCCTTCGCGTCGCGCGCAACATCACAAACAATGACGAGGATGCAGAAGACGTCCTGCAAGAGTCGTTCATGAAGGCCTATACGCATCTGGACGGTTTTCAGGGCAACAGCAAGTTTTACACCTGGCTGGTTCGCATTGCGATGAACGAGGCGCTGATGAAATTGCGGAAACGCAAAACGGGCCGCGTCGTTTCTCTCGATGAAGAACTAGACACCGGTGAGGATACAATGATGCGCGAGATCGCGGTCTGGGAAGGCAATCCGGAAGATCGCTACTCCCAGGATGAACTGCGGGAGATTCTCGATAAAACGATCTCCAGTCTGCCTGAAGGATTTCGAACGGTATTCATGCTGCGCGATGTTGAAGAACTCTCGACTGAGGAAACAGCGGAAACGCTGGGGCTGAGCATTCCGGCGGTAAAAAGCCGCCTGCTGCGGGCCCGGCTGCAGTTGCGGGAAAAACTGACTCGCTTATTTAAGCGCAAGGGAGAAGACGCGTTTGCCTACCTGTAA